A single genomic interval of Malania oleifera isolate guangnan ecotype guangnan chromosome 11, ASM2987363v1, whole genome shotgun sequence harbors:
- the LOC131168243 gene encoding uncharacterized protein LOC131168243 codes for MDDLPLQKIAVSGPTLASMIQRLSTSPGDFDGLLFGRVAHELPCNLPDDDPSSAPSDDPSALVATVTGFFCSTATTSFYDSAGRLRSPVLRRVLADRAPGLSLLGWFSGRRRTPLRPSMRESLVSHSLSSAFQSSFPLGNSLDSFNFRPCVFILLATPLSEQIIHTHEYRAYQYSLSTDSFDPKSINIINLGPAFRGHYGAFNPCSPFPALSCELRSSSSVMVEDKDEESVSHMKQMSKDQQELDMCAKGFQIGNLSRLMGSDAANYMSGVEDLYEKMLVKLEGLARLVEQSSAKVLEQENQNMRLRYKVAALD; via the exons ATGGACGACCTCCCGTTGCAGAAAATCGCAGTGTCGGGCCCAACCCTAGCCTCCATGATCCAACGCCTATCCACCTCACCCGGCGACTTCGACGGCCTCCTCTTCGGCCGCGTAGCTCACGAACTCCCCTGCAATCTTCCCGACGACGACCCTTCCTCCGCTCCTTCCGATGACCCTTCCGCCCTCGTCGCCACAGTCACGGGCTTCTTCTGCTCCACTGCCACCACCTCCTTCTACGATTCCGCGGGCCGCCTCCGCTCCCCCGTTCTTCGCCGCGTCCTCGCCGACCGTGCCCCCGGCCTCTCCCTTCTCGGTTGGTTTTCTGGTCGCCGTAGAACCCCTCTTCGTCCTTCAATGAGGGAGTCCTTGGTCTCCCATTCTCTTTCTTCGGCGTTCCAGTCGTCTTTTCCTCTCGGCAACTCTCTCGATTCCTTCAATTTCAGGCCTTGCGTGTTCATTCTCCTCGCGACTCCCTTATCCGAGCAGATAATCCACACGCACGAGTACCGCGCCTACCAGTATAGTCTGTCTACGGATTCTTTTGATCCCAAATCGATAAATATTATCAATCTTGGCCCTGCTTTTCGTGGGCATTATGGGGCGTTCAACCCTTGTTCTCCGTTTCCAGCATTGTCCTGTGAATTGAGGAGTTCAAGCTCGGTAATGGTGGAGGATAAGGATGAGGAGAGTGTGAGTCATATGAAGCAGATGTCGAAGGACCAGCAGGAGCTGGATATGTGCGCAAAGGGATTTCAGATTGGGAATTTGAGTCGATTAATGGGTTCGGATGCTGCAAATTATATGTCAGGAGTGGAGGACTTGTATGAGAAGATGCTTGTGAAGCTGGAGGGATTGGCCCGGCTTGTTGAGCAGTCTTCAGCAAAAGTTCTTGAGCAG GAAAATCAAAACATGAGGTTAAGGTACAAAGTTGCTGCTTTGGACTAA